One window of Alosa sapidissima isolate fAloSap1 chromosome 21, fAloSap1.pri, whole genome shotgun sequence genomic DNA carries:
- the LOC121696200 gene encoding gap junction beta-4 protein-like, producing the protein MNWAFLQGLLSGVNKYSTAFGRIWLSVVFIFRLMVFLVAAEKVWGDEQGNFDCDTRQPGCKNVCYDHFYPIAYSRLWSLQLIFVTCPSLLVLLHVAYRDDRERKNQLKNGEDCRKLYEDTGKKRGGLWWTYLFSLFFKLAVDGVFIFLVFYIYEENFFPLVVKCKEAPCPQAVNCFISRPTEKRIFTIFMVITSCCCILLTLLEMVYLMGKRCKELATTRSGYRHQGHIASLTNSQAQNAHNESMVKDHQVEGSAPAYKA; encoded by the coding sequence ATGAACTGGGCCTTTTTGCAGGGTCTCCTCAGTGGGGTCAACAAATACTCAACAGCGTTTGGCCGTATTTGGCTCTCTGTTGTGTTCATCTTCAGATTGATGGTGTTCCTTGTGGCTGCTGAGAAGGTATGGGGGGACGAGCAGGGGAACTTTGATTGTGACACAAGGCAGCCAGGTTGTAAGAACGTCTGTTACGATCACTTCTACCCCATTGCCTATTCACGGCTCTGGTCACTGCAGCTAATCTTTGTCACCTGCCCTTCACTGCTGGTTTTGCTGCATGTGGCATACCGTGATGACCGTGAGCGAAAGAACCAGCTGAAGAATGGTGAGGACTGCCGAAAGCTCTATGAAGACACTGGAAAAAAGCGTGGTGGACTCTGGTGGACCTATTTATTCAGCCTGTTCTTTAAGTTAGCAGTGGATGGTGTTTTCATTTTTCTGGTGTTCTACATCTATGAAGAAAATTTCTTTCCACTGGTGGTGAAATGCAAAGAAGCACCTTGCCCGCAGGCTGTAAACTGTTTCATCAGCCGTCCCACAGAAAAGCGTATCTTCACCATTTTTATGGTCATCACCAGTTGTTGTTGTATCCTACTTACATTGCTTGAGATGGTCTACCTGATGGGAAAGCGCTGTAAGGAGTTGGCAACCACTCGCTCTGGGTACAGACATCAAGGACACATTGCATCTCTAACAAATTCTCAGGCACAGAATGCCCATAACGAGTCCATGGTAAAGGACCATCAGGTAGAGGGAAGTGCCCCTGCCTATAAGGCTTGA
- the LOC121695703 gene encoding gap junction beta-3 protein-like, giving the protein MDWKGLEGLLSGVNKYSTAFGRIWLALVFVFRVMIFVVAAERVWSDDQKDFDCNTLMPGCANVCYNYTFPISHIRLWALQLIFVTCPSFMVVMHVWYREDRERKYRAKHGDAVRLYDNPGQKHGGLWWTYLLSLFFKTSIEVLFLYLLHYIYKNFDMPRKVTCDMWPCQHQVDCYIARPTEKRIFTYFMVGASAVCIVLNICEVLYLISMRVLHCVNK; this is encoded by the exons ATGGATTGGAAGGGTCTGGAAGGTCTCCTTAGTGGAGTGAATAAGTACTCTACAGCCTTTGGCCGAATCTGGCTGGCGCTGGTGTTTGTTTTTCGTGTCATGATCTTTGTGGTGGCAGCTGAGCGTGTGTGGAGCGATGATCAAAAGGATTTTGACTGCAACACACTGATGCCAGGGTGTGCCAACGTCTGCTATAACTACACTTTCCCCATCTCACACATCCGCCTGTGGGCTCTACAACTCATATTTGTCACCTGTCCTTCTTTCATGGTGGTGATGCATGTGTGGTACCGTGAGGATCGTGAGCGCAAATATCGTGCCAAACATGGCGATGCTGTGCGTCTTTATGATAACCCAGGACAGAAGCATGGCGGTCTGTGGTGGACTTACCTTCTTAGCTTGTTCTTCAAGACGAGCATTGAGGTGCTTTTCCTTTATCTACTGCATTACATTTACAAAAACTTCGATATGCCCCGCAAGGTGACCTGTGATATGTGGCCGTGCCAACACCAAGTAGACTGCTACATTGCCCGCCCTACCGAGAAGCGGATCTTCACATACTTTATGGTCGGTGCCTCAGCAGTCTGCATTGTGCTCAACATTTGTGAGGTTCTCTATCTTATTAGCATGCGTGTGTTGC attgtgtgaacaaatag